In Camelina sativa cultivar DH55 chromosome 16, Cs, whole genome shotgun sequence, a single window of DNA contains:
- the LOC104750429 gene encoding uncharacterized protein At1g66480, whose translation MGNSITVKRKKAKVMKIDGETFRIKTPVTAREVTAEYPGYVLLDSQAVKHFGVRAKPLEPNQVLKPKKTYFLVELPKLPPETDNNKLPYRRVMSGIHVGAKERLEMLMLSRRTVSDVTIGRSDGGGDGFGPGHTSVRLRLPRSQITKLMEESNDDSEIADKILGIYMERSGEIGGGRVGVDSRRKLGSGEIKAREKQVSFAGEGRRELPVLWSRNEK comes from the exons ATGGGAAATAGCATAACtgtgaagagaaagaaagctAAAGTGATGAAGATCGACGGCGAAACTTTCCGAATTAAAACTCCAGTGACGGCGAGAGAAGTCACGGCGGAGTATCCTGGTTACGTTCTTTTAGATTCTCAAGCCGTTAAACACTTCGGAGTTCGAGCTAAACCGCTTGAACCGAACCAAGTCTTGAAGCCTAAGAAAACGTATTTTCTCGTCGAGCTTCCTAAGCTTCCACCGGAGACTGATAATAATAAGCTTCCGTACCGGAGAGTTATGTCTGGGATCCACGTCGGCGCTAAGGAGAGGTTAGAAATGTTGATGTTGTCTCGTAGAACGGTTTCTGACGTCACCATCGGAAGATCTGACGGCGGAGGAGACGGGTTTGGACCGGGGCATACGAGTGTGAGGTTGAGGTTGCCTCGTTCTCAGATAACGAAGCTTATGGAGGAGAGTAATGATGATTCGGAGATAGCTGACAAGATTTTAGGTATATATATGGAGAGGTCCGGTGAGATTGGCGGCGGAAGAGTTGGTGTTGATAGCCGCCGGAAACTTGGAAGTGGGGAGATAAAAGCGCGTGAG AAGCAGGTGAGTTTCGCCGGAGAAGGTCGACGGGAGCTTCCTGTTCTATGGAGCAGAAATGAGAAATAA